In Diorhabda sublineata isolate icDioSubl1.1 chromosome 4, icDioSubl1.1, whole genome shotgun sequence, a single window of DNA contains:
- the LOC130442511 gene encoding homeotic protein Sex combs reduced-like isoform X2, giving the protein MSSYQFVNSLAQCYGQPGRSGEQSHQNNNQGGDYYNPNATAASSYPPACYSPPQVGPQYPPHPYATPAPGHGLQPTIGDYTQLQPQRISGGTNTHMHHASPGGQSPGMLNPAASCKYADSTSSTGVASPQDLSTSGPPTRATPPLINTQTSNTPNATITSKSSGLTSPLSVSTSPSGKPVTGSSTASQNLSSPASSTSSTSSNEKSGSNNNSKSGSSSNPPQIYPWMKRVHLGQKHRS; this is encoded by the coding sequence ATGAGTTCTTATCAGTTTGTTAATTCTTTAGCACAGTGCTATGGACAACCAGGTCGTTCTGGTGAACAATCTCATCAGAATAATAATCAAGGAGGTGATTACTACAATCCTAATGCTACGGCAGCTTCTAGTTATCCACCTGCTTGTTATTCGCCACCCCAAGTCGGTCCTCAGTATCCTCCACATCCTTATGCGACACCAGCACCTGGCCACGGATTACAACCAACAATAGGAGATTATACTCAACTTCAACCTCAAAGAATATCTGGAGGAACAAATACACATATGCACCATGCCAGCCCGGGTGGACAAAGTCCTGGTATGTTGAACCCTGCAGCTAGTTGTAAGTAtgccgattcaacatcttcAACTGGCGTTGCTTCTCCACAAGATTTAAGTACTAGTGGTCCACCGACTAGAGCCACACCACCACTGATAAATACTCAAACAAGTAACACGCCAAATGCCACAATAACTTCGAAAAGTTCCGGCTTAACTTCACCCTTATCTGTAAGTACTTCTCCTAGTGGTAAACCAGTAACAGGATCTTCTACTGCTTCGCAAAATCTTTCTTCTCCGGCTTCAAGCACCAGCTCTACATCTAGCAACGAGAAATCTGGATCGAATAATAATTCAAAGAGTGGCTCTTCTTCAAATCCTCCACAAATTTATCCTTGGATGAAGAGAGTTCATCTTGGACAAA